The nucleotide window TTGTCTTTCAGAAGGCAGGATAATATTCCTATCTCAGGATGTTTTTTGGATGTCGTGTAGAGTACATCAATGGTATTTGGTGAAATTATTGTGTCAGGATTTAAAAAAAGAAAATATTTTCCTTTTGCTCTTTTTGCTCCCAAATTACATCCATTGGCAAATCCTGAATTAGTATCGTTTTGGACGAAAACAACATTTTTAAATTTATTTTGATAAAAATCAAACTGCCCGTCATCAGAAAAATTGTCAACTACGATTACTTCAAAAAGGATGTTTGCTTTATCTGCCGAAAGTATTGATTCCAGACACTTAAGCAAAGGTTTCCAACTTCGGTAATTGACAATAATAATAGATATATCCATTAATGTGATTGGATAGGTTTTTTGATGGACTTGATTTTTATGTATTGCTGGTTATGAAAAAATCGATTTTATCTTTAAATAATTCAGGTGTTAGCTGTTGGTACAAAGAAGTGTGGTTTTTCTTTATTTCGTCATGATGGATGTCCGTAAATAAATCGGGTCTGAAATCTTTCAAATGAACTGAAATGTTTTTCAATCCATCTTCGAATGTGGCCCAAATGTTCTTTTCTACAAAAGGAGAAAAAATTGTGAAAGCGGGCTTGTTTAACGCCTTTGCCATGTTGATGGCACCACCGTCATTACCAATTATTAAATCACATTGATTCATTATCGCTACAAAGGATCTTAAATCTTTACCAAATAAATCAAAACGTATTTTTTCCTGAGTTTCTTTTGAGCAGGCATTGTAAATTGTTTTTGCATCTTCAATTTGACTATCGAAATAATTAAAAAGAATTGTTACGTCTTTATGGTTTGCAACGTATTCAACAACTTTGGTCATATATTGTAATGGATAAGTTTTGTTTTTTTCGCTTCCCAGCAAACTTATCATTATTGTTTTTTTGCTTCGGTCTATTTTGTGTTTTTCAAATAGAGCAATGGTTTCTTCATTTTCTTTTGGACTGACAAATAATTTTGGATAGGGGTCTAGTTTGCTTTTATCCAAATTTAATGGTTCCAATAACAAAAGCCTGTTGTCAATGGCAAAACCATATTTTGGTTGTGCATTATTGTCAAAACGTTTTAAATTATGGGTATAGAAAATTGTAGTGTACCATTTATAATAGCCAATTTTAATTTTAGCTCCAGTAAACATCGTAATGAGGTTTGTTTCCAGTTTATTGTAAACATCAATTACAATATCGTATTTTTTAGCTCTAATTTCAAAAATAAACTTAAATAGAGAGAAATAATTCTTTCTTATTTTGTGAGGTAGTGGAACTATGTTGTCAATATATGGATTCCCTATTAGTACATCAAGGCTATTGGTGTAACACATGTAATCAATTGTTGCATCGGGATATTGTTTTTTTAAATTGTTACATATTATTGTACTTGTAAGTACGTCACCAATTCTTTTTTGTTGAATAACTAAAATTCTCATTATTGTTTCGACTATTTTTAAATAAAAAAGTTACTTTTGAAAAGTCATCAATATTACAAAAAAAAAAATTAATGTCGAAGTTGCCAATCCTAATGTATCATAATGTTACAGATGATGTATCTAAAACGAATGATTTAACTGTTTCTACCGAAAAACTTGAATCTCAGTTTAAGTTTTTGCATGATAATGGCTATCAGACATTTCACTTTAATGAATTAGAAAATCGCAATTCTTTACCCGAAAAAAGCGTTATTATTACTTTTGATGATGTTACCGAAAATCAGCTTATTTTTGCCGTGCCATTACTTGAAAAATATCAATTAAAGGCTTCTTTTTTTGTTCCGTTTACATATGTGGGAAATTATGACTATTGGATTGAGGGCAAGGAAAAGATAATGAGTGTTGAACAATTGAAAGGTTTGGATAGCAATTTGATAGAGCTGGGGTATCATTCTTTTGAACATAAAAGATATGCCTCGATGTCTAAAGAGGAGTTGTTGAGTGATTTTGAGAAAAGCAATCTTTTTATAAAAGAAAATAATCTTAATATTGTACCGGTTTTGGCTTATCCTTTTGGAAATTATCCCAAAAAGGATGAAAAATTTGCCGTTTTTGAAAAAGTATTATCTCAAAATGGCATAATCTTTGGCTTGAGAATTGGAAACAGAGTAAATCGTTTTCCTTTCAAAAATAATTATTTGGTAAAACGAATTGATATAAAGGGGGAGGATAATTTGTTTAGATTTAGATTAAAATTAAAAATTGGAAAACTTAAATTGTTTTAATAGATATTATGAAAATTAGTGGGCTGGTTATAACCTATAATGAAGAAAAACATATAGGAAAATGTATTGATGCGCTTTATAAAGTGTGCGATGAAGTAATCATAATCGATTCACTAAGTGCTGATAATACTGTTAAAATTGCCGAAGAAAAAGGAGCGAAGGTCATTTCGCAAGCTTTTTTAGGTGATGGTCCCCAGAGAATATTTGGACTGGCTTATTGTAAAAATGATTGGATTTTAAACTTAGATGCCGATGAGATTCTTGCAACCGATGCTGAAGAATTTATTTTGTCTGGAAAATATGAGAAAGACGATTATGATGTTTACTCTTTCCGATTGTATAATTATATGGACGATAAACTAATCAATTTCTCTGGTTGGTATCCTGACAGAACATCTCGTTTTTTTAATAAAAAAACAGCATCGCCGTCAAAAGATGTGGTTCATCAAAGAGTTTCCGGGCTTAAGAAAACTGAGGTAAATCTTCATATTCATCATTATGCATGGAAGGATTTGAATCAATTTATAACCAAAAAGAATTTGTATTCGACATGGGCTGCGCAACAACTTTATGACGACGGTGTTAGGGTTTCGGGTTATAAACCTATTCTTAATGGGACAGTTGCATTTATACGATGCTATTTTTTCAAAAAAGGATTTCTGAATGGACTTGACGGGCTAACCATTTCAATGGTTCAAGCTTTCTTCTCCTATTTGAAATACGCTAAACTCATTAAAATTCAGATTAAAAATAAATAATCCTTTTAAAGGAGTTCAAAAAAGAAAAATCCAAATCCCAATCTAAATAATTGGGATTTGGATTTTTTATTTGGCGTTAAGGCCAAAAGAGGTTGTAGAGTCATGTGCTATTTGGATTAGTTGTTAAAATTTTATTAAAACAGACATTCGTCATTAAACTAAAAAAAAGGGTTTGAGTCTAAACTCTTGAATAAAGTAATTTTTATTTCAGATTAATTAGTCAAGATGTTAAGTCGAAGTTGTTGCTGCTTAGGATTGTCTAAGCAGTGATGATTTTGATGGTAGGTGATAATAAAGAGACAGTTTTTCAGTTTTAGAAATACATTTTAATAAAAAAATAAATAGTTTAATGGCAATAAGCGGATTGGTTATTACTTTCAATGAGGAGAAAACAATAGGTGAGTGTATCGATGCGCTTTTTAGAGTTTGTGATGAAGTAATTATAGTTGATTCCTTTAGTAAGGATCGAACAGTTGAGATAGCTAAAGCAAAGGGAGCAATAGTTATCGAACAATCTTTTCTGGGGGATGGTCCCCAACGTTCACACGGATTGCCATATTGCAAAAATGATTGGATTCTTAATTTGGATGCAGATGAATTTTTGGATGTCGATGCGGAGGATTTTATACAGAAAGAAAAATATTTAAAAGGCGGTTATGACGCTTTTAGTTTTAGGGTAAAAAATCACTTAGGAAATAAATTAATAGATTTTGCAGGTTGGTATCCGGATCACAAAGTTCGTTTTTTTAATAAAACAACGGCCAGACCTTCGGATTCAAGAGTGCATCAGACAATAGTTACAACAAATGAAAAGAAAGTTCCGGTACATATATTGCATTATGGTTGGGATTCTTTGGGACAAATGCTTTCCAAAAAAAATCAATATTCCAATTGGCATGCTCAGCAACTTTTTGATCAAGGATTTAGGATATCATCATTTAGGCCTGTTTTGAGCGGAACGGTTGCGTTTGTTCGTTGTTATTTTTTTAAAAAAGGTTTTTTGAACGGACTTGATGGATTGACAATTTCGTTGATTCAAGGTTTCTTTTCTTACAGTAAGTATTTTAAACTGATTAAAATTCAGAATGCTGACAAAGGATAAGTTTTTTGTCTTATCAGAAAAGAGGTTTAAATAAAAAATCCAAATCCCAATTGTTTAGATTGAGATTTGGATTTTTTATTTTGGAATTTAATTTGAAAAATTAAACCGCTACATCATATTCGCGTAAAGCGTTATTCAAAGATGTTTTTAAATCAGTTGATGGTTTGCGAGTTCCAATAATCAAAGCACATGGCACTTGGTATTCGCCAGCAGCAAATTTTTTAGTGTAACTTCCAGGAATTACAACTGAACGAGCAGGAACAAAACCTTTCATTTCAACAGGAGTATCTCCAGTAACGTCAATAATTTTTGTTGAAGCAGTCAAACATACATTGGCGCCAAGAACCGCTTCTTTACCTACGTGTACACCTTCTACAACGATACATCTTGAACCAACAAATACACCGTCCTCAATAATTACAGGAGCTGCTTGTAATGGTTCCAAAACACCACCAATTCCAACACCTCCACTTAAATGTACGTCTTTACCAATTTGTGCACAACTACCAACAGTTGCCCAAGTATCTACCATTGTTCCGGCATCAACATAAGCACCAATGTTTACGTAACTTGGCATCATGATTACACCGCTAGAAATGTAAGCACCATAACGAGCTGATGCGCCCGGAACTACACGAACTCCTTTTTCGGCATAGTCTCTTTTCAGCAACATTTTATCGTTGTATTCAAATATTCCAGCTTCTAATGTTTCCATTTTTTGAATTGGGAAATACATTACAACAGCTTTCTTTACCCATTCGTTTACTTGCCATCCGTCTTCTTTTGGTTCGGCAACACGTAATTTTCCTGAATCTAATAATTCGATAACTTCTCTGATGGCATCAGTAGTTTTTGTTTCTTGTAGTAAAGCGCGGTTTTCCCAAGCTTGCTCTATTATGGACTGTAATTCGTTCATTTTTGATAATTTTTTTGCAAATATACCATTTTTGGCCAATAGCAAAAAAAGGAAATGTATTGAAAATGTTATGGATTTAACTTATGCTTGTTTAATAATTGTAAATTTGGTAAAAGTAAAAAGAATGGAAATGTGAAAGATAATTTTTCTAAACAAGCTTTGGGATATTCAAAATATCGACCTCAATATCCTGATGAGATGATTGATTATTTGATTTCGTTTGTCAATAATAAATCAATGGCACTTGATATTGCTACAGGAAACGGACAGATTGCCCATAAACTAACAGCTTATTTTGAAAAAGTGTATGCAACTGATATCAGTCAAAAACAATTGGATAATGCTATTCAAGCTCCAAATTTAGTTTATCGATTAGAGCCGGCTGAAAAATCAAGTTTTGATAATCAGGCTTTCGATTTAATTACTGTTGCCCAAGCTGTCCATTGGTTTGATTTTGATTTGTTTTATAAAGAGATCTACAGAATCTTGAAGCCTGATGGAGTTTTTGCGGTATTGGGATACGGATTGTTTTCTACCAATTCCGAATCAGATGTGATACTTCGCAATTATTACTACAACATTGTTGGGTCGTATTGGGATAAAGAGCGAAAATATTTGGATGAAAATTATACTACGATTCCTTTTCCTTTTAATGAAATGGAAACAAAAAGTTTCGAAAATCATTTCATTTGGACTTTTGAAGAATTGATTGGTTATTTGAAAACCTGGTCAGCAACACAGCATTATATTTTGAAAAATAAAAGCAATCCGATTGATTTAATTAGAGAAGAATTGAAAATTTCCTGGCAAAAAAATGATAAGAAAGTGACTTTTCCTTTGTTGCTCCGTATTGGAAAATTAAAATAGTTACCTTTGATAAAAAAAATAAAATGCCAAGAATACTCGCCATAGATTACGGACAAAAACGAACAGGAATAGCGGTTACCGATGAATTGCAAATTATCGCTTCGGGTTTGACTACGATTCCTTCAGCTACTGCAATTGATTTTTTGAAAGATTATTTCGCCAAAGAAAAAGTAGAAGCGGTTCTTATTGGAGAGCCCAAACAAATGAATGGAGAGCTATCTCAAAGTGCTTCCATCATAAAAGGATTCGTAACACATTTCACCAATCATTTTCCGGATATGAAAGTCATTCGCGTAGATGAGCGTTTTACTTCAAAAATGGCTTTTCAAACCATGATTGATAGCGGTCTCAATAAAAAGCAGCGTCAAAACAAAGCGTTAATTGATGAAATTTCGGCCACAATTATGCTTCAGGATTATTTGAATCGGAAATAATGTGGTTTTTTTAACAATGTGTTGGTGTGTTCAAGGTTTTATAACTGAAAAAATATTTTTTTTTGGGGTTTTTAGAGCTAATTTTGCAGCTTTTTAAATTTCATACAAAATGCCAGATTCAACAATTAGGACAAATGCCGAAGTAGTACTTATAGGTGCAGGAATAATGAGCGCCACTTTAGGGATGATTCTGAAAGAATTACAGCCCGACATTAAAATAGAGATTTACGAAAGATTGGATATTGCCGCCGCCGAAAGTTCTGATGCATGGAATAATGCGGGAACGGGTCACTCCGCTTTTTGTGAATTGAATTATACTCCAGAAAAGAATGGCAAAATAGATCCTAAAAAAGCCATTAGTATAGCCGAATCTTTTGAGGTATCAAGACAGTTTTGGGCTTATATGGTGCAACAAAACTATATTACCTCTCCTGAAAGTTTTATCAAAAGTATTCCCCATATGAGTTTTGTTTGGGGGGATAAAAACGTCTTTTATCTTAAAAAGAGATTTGATGTTTTACAGCCAAATGCCTTGTTTAAGGATATGCAATTTACCACTGACTTTGATAAATTGAAAGAATGGATGCCTTTGGTAATGGAGTCCAGAAAAGAAACGGGTAAATATGCAGGAACAACCATGAAAATGGGAACCGACGTTAATTTTGGTGAATTGACACGATGCATGTTTAATCATCTGTCCAAAATGGAAGGGGTGTCAATGCATTTTAATCATCAGGTAAAAAAACTGAAAAAGCGTGAGGATGGAACTTGGAGGATTAAAATCACAGATTTAGAAAGCGGTCAAAAGAGAAAATCCTATACTAAATTTGTTTTCATTGGAGCTGGTGGTGGTTCGTTACCATTGTTAGAAAAAGCAAATGTACCGGAAGGAAAAGGTTATGGTGGTTTCCCTGTAAGCGGGCAATGGTTGAAATGTACCAATCCGGAAGTTATTGCGAAACATGAAGCGAAAGTATATGGAAAAGCTAGTGTTGGAGCACCTCCAATGTCTGTTCCTCATATCGATTCGAGAATGATAAATGGCGAAAAAGCATTGCTTTTTGGACCTTTTGCAGGATTTTCAACTCGTTTTCTGAAAAATGGTAAATACTCTGATTTGCCTTTGTCTATAAAAACGAATAACGTAATTCCGATGCTTGCCGCGGGTTACAAAAATTTACCTCTTACCAAATATTTAATTGAGCAAGTGCGTCAATCGCCTGCTGACAGAATAAAAGCTTTGAAAGAATATGTTCCTAAAGCTGTTGCCAAAGATTGGGTTTTGGAAAGAGCTGGGCAAAGGGTACAAGTAATCAAGAAAGACGAAAAAGAAGGTGGAGTCCTTGAATTTGGTACTGAAATGATTACTACTGCCGATGGTTCTTTGGCAGTTTTGTTGGGAGCTTCGCCAGGAGCGTCAACTGCAGTTTCTATTATGTTGGAATTAGTTGGTAAATGTTTTAAAGAAAAAAGTCAAACTCCTGAATGGCAAGAGAAATTCAAGAAAATGATTCCTTCTTTTGGACAAACATTAAATGATAAGCCAGAGTTATTAGCGGAAATCAGAAAGAATACTTCTGATGTTTTGAAACTCAATGAATAGATTTTTTTTTCAGCCACAGTTAGTGTTTGGAACTTGTGGCTGTTTTTTTAACCTCTTGGGTGTAATTCCGTTTTATTTTAATGAAGCAGAATTGCACCCAATGTTTTTTTATTCTTCCATTAAAGTTTTGGTTGTTTTTAAAATATTTTCGGATAAATTAGTCAGCCAAATTAATTGTTCAATAACCAATTGGGCTTCCTGCATTTTTATTACAAAGGCTTCCTCATCAATTGGAATTCCTTCTTTTAGCTCTTTTTGACGAATGTTTTTTAATTCGGTAAAACGGTTGGCTAACTCTTCATTGGTAATTTCGGTTTTTGTCTCAAATTCCTCTTCTTTTAAAAGGGCAATAGCCTGTTCTAGATTTTTGAGCACTTTTTCTACAACAATAGTCAGTGCTTTGGAAGACGGTGTTGTTTTATGGGATTGCGTATAAGTTCCCAAAGAGGCTATAGATGAAAGCAAAGAATGGTTGAGTTCTGTCAATTTATACACGAGCAACCTGTTCTTTTGTTTGGATTTTGGTTCCTGTGACATTCTTTGGAACGAAGCCATAAGATTTCCGATTTCGATAAATGCATTTTTTCGGGCTAGACGGTAGGAAGTGGTAACGTCTCCTTTTTTTGTGTAGAAATCGAATATTTCCTTTAAATATTCTCTATTCGCAGAAATCGATTTTTCCAAGTATTCAGGGGCTTTGGTGTATTCCCAAGATGGCCATAGGAAATGGTTGGCTAAGTAGGCTAGTAAAGCTCCCGTTAAAGTATCTACTATTCTGAACTGAATTACATGAACAACATCCGGTGTTAATACGCCATATAAAAATACAATATACATAGTTACAAATGCTGCGCTTACAGTGTATTTTATGGTGTTGAATATGAATCCCAAAAGCATGCATAATATTGCTAAAATACTTAAGGTATAGTGGTTAGTAACTAACAATAATACGCTAAATGCAATGATTCCACCAATTATTGTTCCAATGGCTCTTTCGATGGATCGCTGTTTGGTTAATCCATAACCAGGTCTCATGATGATGATAATCGTCATGAGAATCCAATATACATTTTGAAACGGAAGAATAAGCCCTATGGCGTATCCCGCTGCCAAAGTAGTTGTCAGCCTTAACGAATGTCTGAAAATGGTTGACGAAAAACCAAGGTTTTCTATAAACGTGCTTATCGGATAATATTGTGGAGCCAAGAATTTTTCTAAATCTTTGTCCTTTCCTTTGAAATCATAGGTATTGGTCACGATTGTAAAGGCTCGTTCAATAATTTTGATTTTTTCAATTTGTTTTTCGGCATATTCAAGCATGGTTCTTAGCATGAAAACACCTTCAGAAGCTTCTTCTTTGTCTAATTCGTTTTCATACTCTTCGATGGCTTGCTCTAATGCTTGAAGCCCTTTGAATAAGGAGTGTTTTGAAACGTATTTGGTTCTGTTCTCGATATTTTTGGATATGCGTTTTAAAGTGGAGGCAAGGTTGTAGGCAAGATTTTGATAAGTAGTTAAAACCTTGGGGTGTTTTTCAAATTTTTGATGTAATTTATTATGGTCAAATGAAGTAGATAGTGCCAATTCTAATATTTCTACCAAAGAAATAAATACAATTAGCATTTTTCGATTTTGATTGGAAGAAACAGAATTGATTTGTTTCCCGATTAGTACTCTTCGGATATTATGGTGAATGTCATTGAGTTCGACCTGTAAATGCAATTGCTTTTCGAGTATTACTTTTCTGTCGGCAATGCTGTTCCATAAATCGCCTCTTAATTTTAGGTATTTTGAGGTTAATTTGATGCATTCGGTAACCTGCAATTCGGCATATCGATAAGGACGAAGGTAATAAAACAGTAATGAGACAATAGTGTAAAATAGCCCTCCCGCAAGTATTAAACCTGAATGTTCGATCATTTCCCATCCGGTGTACGTGTGGGATAACGACAATGATATAGTTAATAAAGCAGAAAACGAAGTGAATGTGGCTCTTTGCCCATATACCGAAATCATTGCCAAAATAAATACCAACAAACAAAAAAATGGAAAGAAAATTACAGGGTAAGGATAGGTTAGATTGATGGATAGATTGACTCCAGCCACCAAAAAAGCAGTTACGATTAATCCGTTGATTTTATGTTGCAAACTACTTGGAATGTCACTAGGGTAGGTAAGCAGCGCACCGAGCGCTATGGCAAAACCCATTTCGAAATATCCCAGGTAGCTGAGTACTAAAACAGGAAAAACCGCAGATAATGTTGCTTTTATGGCATTAGTAAAATAAGTGGTATCTGTGAATTTTTCTATTTTATTAATCATGAAGCTAAGTTTGATACAAAGATAAGTTTTATATGTATTAAGGCAGTTTTATAAAGCCTTTCTTGAACTAATTTACTAAATTCTGTTAATTTTTTTGGTTAAAATGGTATCAAAATCATGTTTTATTTCTGTTGAAAAGAATTCGCAGTTTTTGGTGGTCAAAATTCGAATACTTTTTCGGAAGAAATCAATCGATATCTATTTTTTTACTACTTTTGCGAACTTAAATAAACGGTTTTTCCCTTTATTTACGCTAGTTAATAATAAATACAAATCAAATGATATTACCAATTATAGGATATGGTGATCCTGTTTTAAGAAAAATAGGGGAGGAACTTACTCCGGATTATCCAAATTTGAAAGAAGTTATTGCAAACATGTACGAAACCATGTATAATGCAAGTGGAGTTGGTCTTGCTGCTGAGCAAGTGGGTTTGTCAGTGCGATTGTTTGTTATTGATACGACTCCGTTTAGCGATGATGAGGATTTGGAAGACAAAGAGCAAAACAAATTGAAAGGTTTCAAAAAGACTTTTATCAATGCCAAAATTATAAAAGAAGAAGGTGAGGAATGGGCTTTTAACGAAGGTTGTTTAAGTATTCCGGATGTTCGTGAAGATGTGTACCGAAAACCAATAGTTACAATTGAATATTGTGAGGAGGACTTTGTGATGAAGACCGAGGTTTTCGATGGTTTGATTGCCAGAGTTATTCAGCATGAATACGATCACATCGAAGGGATTTTATTTACAGATAAAATATCATCTTTGAAGAAGCGTTTGATTCAAAAGAAATTAAAAAATATCAGCGAAGGGAAAACATTTCAGGATTACAGAATGAAGTTTTTTGCCAAAAAAGGGAGATAATTTTTAACTAATCTATTGACAGTATTAAGTTTTCAGATTTTAATAAAGAATAAATAAAAAAGATAAAAATGAGTTTAGAGAAAATCTTATCCATTTCAGGAAAACCAGGATTGTATGTTTTAAAAGTGCAAACGCGTACCGGTTTTGTGGCGGAGTCATTATTGGATGGAAAAAAAATTACAGTAAGTTTAAAAAGCAATGTAAGTTTGTTATCTGAAATTTCCATTTACACTTACGAAGGTGAGAAACCATTGACCGAAATCATGCAAAACATTGCCAAAAGAGAAAACAATGGACAAACCATTTCTCACAAAGAAGACAATGCAACACTATTGTCTTATTTCAGAGAAATATTGCCCGAATATGATGAAGAAAGAGTGTATGCTTCTGATGTGAAGAAAATAGTAAATTGGTACAATATGCTTCAGGATAAAGGTCTTTTGATAGATGCTCCAGCTGAGGCAGAAGAAGCTGCTCCTGTTGCTGAAGAAGTTGCGGTTGAAGAAGTTGTTGCCGAAAAAAAGGCTCCTGCTAAAAAAGCAAAAGCAAAGAAAGAGTAATTATTCCAAATTCAGTATATTTATCCTGCCGAGATTTTCTTGGCAGGATTTCTTGTTTTTACAATGATGATGTTTAGTAAAACACTAAACTTTTAAACCAAATAACTTATCTAAATTTTTCTAATGAATTCTAAGCAAAAACAACTCCAAGCCTTTGAACGATTGCTGAACATTATGGATGATTTGCGCGAAAAATGTCCTTGGGACAAAAAGCAAACCATGCAAACGCTTCGCCATCTTACTATTGAGGAAACTTACGAATTGGGGGATGCAATCTTGGATAATGATTTAAACGAAGTCAAAAAAGAATTAGGGGATTTGCTGTTGCATATCGTGTTTTATGCCAAAATAGGGAGTGAGACGAATGATTTTGATATGGCCGATGTTTGTAATGATATTTGCGAAAAATTGATTCACAGGCATCCTCATATTTACGGAGATACAATTGTTAAAGACGAG belongs to Flavobacterium aquiphilum and includes:
- a CDS encoding DUF5606 family protein, coding for MSLEKILSISGKPGLYVLKVQTRTGFVAESLLDGKKITVSLKSNVSLLSEISIYTYEGEKPLTEIMQNIAKRENNGQTISHKEDNATLLSYFREILPEYDEERVYASDVKKIVNWYNMLQDKGLLIDAPAEAEEAAPVAEEVAVEEVVAEKKAPAKKAKAKKE